A window of the Henckelia pumila isolate YLH828 chromosome 3, ASM3356847v2, whole genome shotgun sequence genome harbors these coding sequences:
- the LOC140890723 gene encoding chlorophyll a-b binding protein CP29.2, chloroplastic-like has product MAAASTTAAAASSFIGARLPVSRSGSFRVQARFGFGSKKKAATKKPAKKFAPDRPLWYPGATAPDYLDGSLIGDYGFDPFGLGKPAEYLQFELDSLDQNLAKNNAGDIIGTRTEAADVKSTPFQPYSEVFGLQRFRECELIHGRWAMLATLGAITVEWLTGVTWQDAGKVELVDGSSYLGLSLPFSMTTLIWIEVLVIGYIEFQRNAELDPEKRLYPGGSYFDPLGLASDPEKKATLQLAEIKHARLAMVGFLGFAVQAAATGKGPLNNWATHLSDPLHTTIFDTFGFFS; this is encoded by the exons ATGGCCGCCGCCTCCACCACCGCCGCCGCGGCATCCTCCTTCATCGGCGCCCGCCTCCCCGTATCCCGCTCCGGTTCTTTCAGGGTTCAGGCCCGGTTCGGCTTCGGATCAAAGAAGAAAGCGGCCACCAAGAAACCCGCGAAGAAGTTCGCTCCCGACCGGCCGTTGTGGTATCCCGGCGCCACAGCTCCCGATTATCTCGACGGGTCCCTTATCGGAGACTACGGATTCGACCCGTTTGGCCTGGGAAAGCCCGCCGAGTACCTGCAGTTCGAGTTGGACTCGCTCGACCAGAACCTGGCCAAGAACAACGCCGGAGACATTATCGGGACCAGAACTGAGGCCGCCGACGTGAAATCGACGCCGTTCCAGCCTTACAGCGAGGTTTTTGGACTGCAGAGGTTCAGGGAATGCGAGCTTATCCATGGCCGGTGGGCCATGCTCGCTACTCTCGGCGCCATTACTGTTGAGTGGCTCACCGGTGTCACCTGGCAAGATGCCGGAAAG GTTGAGTTGGTGGATGGATCCTCATATCTTGGGCTATCACTCCCATTCTCCATGACCACATTGATCTGGATCGAGGTGTTGGTGATCGGGTACATCGAGTTCCAGAGGAACGCCGAACTCGACCCGGAGAAGAGGTTGTACCCGGGTGGATCCTACTTCGACCCATTGGGCCTTGCGTCCGACCCGGAGAAGAAGGCCACCCTCCAGCTCGCCGAGATCAAGCACGCCCGCCTTGCCATGGTCGGCTTCTTGGGCTTCGCCGTGCAGGCCGCTGCCACTGGCAAAGGCCCACTCAACAACTGGGCTACCCATTTGAGCGACCCGCTCCACACCACCATTTTCGACACCTTCGGATTTTTctcttaa